A DNA window from Corvus moneduloides isolate bCorMon1 chromosome 22, bCorMon1.pri, whole genome shotgun sequence contains the following coding sequences:
- the ACOT7 gene encoding cytosolic acyl coenzyme A thioester hydrolase isoform X1, with protein sequence MQRAAWASRRGPPRSQDRGQRRCLSISTEDSGEAALPASSPACPPPSRPSPPALPRRRLIKPVVARSAGALCPRRASRCRHPGSCASLLPLPSRARIMRPDDANIAGNVHGGTILKMIEEAGAIISTRHCNSQAGEPCVAALARVERTDFLSPMCIGEVANVSAEITYTSRHSVEVQVNVMSENILTGAKKVTNKATLWYVPLSLKNVNKVLEVPPIQYARKEQEDEGKKRYEEQKLDRLETKQRNGDVILPVINPEPHTVGYSQSSLIHLVGPSDCTLLGFVHGGVTMKLMDEVAGIVAARHCKTNIVTASVDAINFHEKIKKGCVITVSGRMTFTSNKSMEIEVFVDADPFVDEPRERYRAVSAFFTYVSLSKEGKPLPVPQLLTETEDEKRRFEEGKGRYLQTKAKRQAQMQEAAQQ encoded by the exons ATGCAGCGGGCGGCGTGGGCGAGCAGGCGGGGACCACCCCGCAGTCAGGACCGCGGTCAGCGGCGGTGCCTCTCGATCAGCACCGAGGACAGCGGCGAGGCCGCCCTGCCCgcctcctcccctgcctgccccccgCCCTCCCGGCCCAGTCctcccgccctgccccgccggcgGCTCATAAAGCCGGTAGTGGCCCGGAGCGCGGGAGCACTATGTCCCCGCCGGGCGTCGCGCTGCAGGCACCCCGGCTCCTGCGCCTCCCTACTGCCTCTGCCGAGCCGTGCAAG GATTATGCGCCCAGATGATGCCAATATCGCGGGGAATGTCCACGGGGGAACCATCCTGAAGATGATCGAGGAGGCAGGAGCCATCATCAGCACCCGCCACTGCAACTCCCAGGCCGGG GAGCCCTGTGTGGCTGCACTGGCACGGGTGGAGCGGACGGACTTCCTCTCGCCCATGTGCATCGGCGAGGTGGCCAACGTCAGTGCTGAGATCACCTACACCTCCCGGCACTCTGTGGAGGTTCAGGTCAACGTGatgtctgaaaacattttaacag GGGCAAAGAAGGTGACGAACAAGGCGACACTGTGGTATGTGCCACTGTCCCTGAAGAATGTGAATAAGGTCCTTGAGGTTCCCCCCATCCAG TATGCgagaaaggagcaggaggacGAGGGGAAGAAGCGTTATGAGGAGCAAAAGCTGGATCGGCTGGAAACTAAGCAGAGAAATGGTGATGTGATCTTACCTGTCATCAACCCAG AGCCACACACTGTTGGCTACAGCCAGTCCAGCCTGATCCACCTGGTGGGCCCGTCGGACTGCACGCTGCTGGGCTTTGTGCACGGAG GTGTCACCATGAAGCTCATGGATGAAGTTGCTGGCATCGTGGCTGCCCGCCACTGCAAGACCAACATCGTCACTGCCTCAGTGGATGCCATCAACTTCCATGAGAAGATCAAAAAAG GCTGCGTCATCACTGTCTCAGGACGCATGACATTCACAAGCAATAAATCCATGGAAATAGAAGTCTTTGTTGATGCTGACCCGTTTGTGGATGAGCCTCGGGAGCGGTACCGTGCTGTCAGCGCCTTCTTCACCTATGTGTCCCTGAGCAAGGAGGGGAAGCCCCTGCCCGTCCCGCAGCTGCTG
- the ACOT7 gene encoding cytosolic acyl coenzyme A thioester hydrolase isoform X6, with the protein MQRAAWASRRGPPRSQDRGQRRCLSISTEDSGEAALPASSPACPPPSRPSPPALPRRRLIKPVVARSAGALCPRRASRCRHPGSCASLLPLPSRARIMRPDDANIAGNVHGGTILKMIEEAGAIISTRHCNSQAGEPCVAALARVERTDFLSPMCIGEVANVSAEITYTSRHSVEVQVNVMSENILTGAKKVTNKATLWYVPLSLKNVNKVLEVPPIQYARKEQEDEGKKRYEEQKLDRLETKQRNGDVILPVINPDRQTKEPHTVGYSQSSLIHLVGPSDCTLLGFVHGGVTMKLMDEVAGIVAARHCKTNIVTASVDAINFHEKIKKGCVITVSGRMTFTSNKSMEIEVFVDADPFVDEPRERYRAVSAFFTYVSLSKEGKPLPVPQLLTETEDEKRRFEEGKGRYLQTKAKRQAQMQEAAQQ; encoded by the exons ATGCAGCGGGCGGCGTGGGCGAGCAGGCGGGGACCACCCCGCAGTCAGGACCGCGGTCAGCGGCGGTGCCTCTCGATCAGCACCGAGGACAGCGGCGAGGCCGCCCTGCCCgcctcctcccctgcctgccccccgCCCTCCCGGCCCAGTCctcccgccctgccccgccggcgGCTCATAAAGCCGGTAGTGGCCCGGAGCGCGGGAGCACTATGTCCCCGCCGGGCGTCGCGCTGCAGGCACCCCGGCTCCTGCGCCTCCCTACTGCCTCTGCCGAGCCGTGCAAG GATTATGCGCCCAGATGATGCCAATATCGCGGGGAATGTCCACGGGGGAACCATCCTGAAGATGATCGAGGAGGCAGGAGCCATCATCAGCACCCGCCACTGCAACTCCCAGGCCGGG GAGCCCTGTGTGGCTGCACTGGCACGGGTGGAGCGGACGGACTTCCTCTCGCCCATGTGCATCGGCGAGGTGGCCAACGTCAGTGCTGAGATCACCTACACCTCCCGGCACTCTGTGGAGGTTCAGGTCAACGTGatgtctgaaaacattttaacag GGGCAAAGAAGGTGACGAACAAGGCGACACTGTGGTATGTGCCACTGTCCCTGAAGAATGTGAATAAGGTCCTTGAGGTTCCCCCCATCCAG TATGCgagaaaggagcaggaggacGAGGGGAAGAAGCGTTATGAGGAGCAAAAGCTGGATCGGCTGGAAACTAAGCAGAGAAATGGTGATGTGATCTTACCTGTCATCAACCCAG ATAGGCAGACAAAAG AGCCACACACTGTTGGCTACAGCCAGTCCAGCCTGATCCACCTGGTGGGCCCGTCGGACTGCACGCTGCTGGGCTTTGTGCACGGAG GTGTCACCATGAAGCTCATGGATGAAGTTGCTGGCATCGTGGCTGCCCGCCACTGCAAGACCAACATCGTCACTGCCTCAGTGGATGCCATCAACTTCCATGAGAAGATCAAAAAAG GCTGCGTCATCACTGTCTCAGGACGCATGACATTCACAAGCAATAAATCCATGGAAATAGAAGTCTTTGTTGATGCTGACCCGTTTGTGGATGAGCCTCGGGAGCGGTACCGTGCTGTCAGCGCCTTCTTCACCTATGTGTCCCTGAGCAAGGAGGGGAAGCCCCTGCCCGTCCCGCAGCTGCTG
- the ACOT7 gene encoding cytosolic acyl coenzyme A thioester hydrolase isoform X3 codes for MSELGAAGPSPAAIQVSRIMRPDDANIAGNVHGGTILKMIEEAGAIISTRHCNSQAGEPCVAALARVERTDFLSPMCIGEVANVSAEITYTSRHSVEVQVNVMSENILTGAKKVTNKATLWYVPLSLKNVNKVLEVPPIQYARKEQEDEGKKRYEEQKLDRLETKQRNGDVILPVINPEPHTVGYSQSSLIHLVGPSDCTLLGFVHGGVTMKLMDEVAGIVAARHCKTNIVTASVDAINFHEKIKKGCVITVSGRMTFTSNKSMEIEVFVDADPFVDEPRERYRAVSAFFTYVSLSKEGKPLPVPQLLTETEDEKRRFEEGKGRYLQTKAKRQAQMQEAAQQ; via the exons ATGTCGGAGCTGGGGGCCGCGGGCCCGAGCCCAGCCGCCATCCAGGTGTCCAG GATTATGCGCCCAGATGATGCCAATATCGCGGGGAATGTCCACGGGGGAACCATCCTGAAGATGATCGAGGAGGCAGGAGCCATCATCAGCACCCGCCACTGCAACTCCCAGGCCGGG GAGCCCTGTGTGGCTGCACTGGCACGGGTGGAGCGGACGGACTTCCTCTCGCCCATGTGCATCGGCGAGGTGGCCAACGTCAGTGCTGAGATCACCTACACCTCCCGGCACTCTGTGGAGGTTCAGGTCAACGTGatgtctgaaaacattttaacag GGGCAAAGAAGGTGACGAACAAGGCGACACTGTGGTATGTGCCACTGTCCCTGAAGAATGTGAATAAGGTCCTTGAGGTTCCCCCCATCCAG TATGCgagaaaggagcaggaggacGAGGGGAAGAAGCGTTATGAGGAGCAAAAGCTGGATCGGCTGGAAACTAAGCAGAGAAATGGTGATGTGATCTTACCTGTCATCAACCCAG AGCCACACACTGTTGGCTACAGCCAGTCCAGCCTGATCCACCTGGTGGGCCCGTCGGACTGCACGCTGCTGGGCTTTGTGCACGGAG GTGTCACCATGAAGCTCATGGATGAAGTTGCTGGCATCGTGGCTGCCCGCCACTGCAAGACCAACATCGTCACTGCCTCAGTGGATGCCATCAACTTCCATGAGAAGATCAAAAAAG GCTGCGTCATCACTGTCTCAGGACGCATGACATTCACAAGCAATAAATCCATGGAAATAGAAGTCTTTGTTGATGCTGACCCGTTTGTGGATGAGCCTCGGGAGCGGTACCGTGCTGTCAGCGCCTTCTTCACCTATGTGTCCCTGAGCAAGGAGGGGAAGCCCCTGCCCGTCCCGCAGCTGCTG
- the ACOT7 gene encoding cytosolic acyl coenzyme A thioester hydrolase isoform X2: MSELGAAGPSPAAIQVSRIMRPDDANIAGNVHGGTILKMIEEAGAIISTRHCNSQAGEPCVAALARVERTDFLSPMCIGEVANVSAEITYTSRHSVEVQVNVMSENILTGAKKVTNKATLWYVPLSLKNVNKVLEVPPIQYARKEQEDEGKKRYEEQKLDRLETKQRNGDVILPVINPDRQTKEPHTVGYSQSSLIHLVGPSDCTLLGFVHGGVTMKLMDEVAGIVAARHCKTNIVTASVDAINFHEKIKKGCVITVSGRMTFTSNKSMEIEVFVDADPFVDEPRERYRAVSAFFTYVSLSKEGKPLPVPQLLTETEDEKRRFEEGKGRYLQTKAKRQAQMQEAAQQ; the protein is encoded by the exons ATGTCGGAGCTGGGGGCCGCGGGCCCGAGCCCAGCCGCCATCCAGGTGTCCAG GATTATGCGCCCAGATGATGCCAATATCGCGGGGAATGTCCACGGGGGAACCATCCTGAAGATGATCGAGGAGGCAGGAGCCATCATCAGCACCCGCCACTGCAACTCCCAGGCCGGG GAGCCCTGTGTGGCTGCACTGGCACGGGTGGAGCGGACGGACTTCCTCTCGCCCATGTGCATCGGCGAGGTGGCCAACGTCAGTGCTGAGATCACCTACACCTCCCGGCACTCTGTGGAGGTTCAGGTCAACGTGatgtctgaaaacattttaacag GGGCAAAGAAGGTGACGAACAAGGCGACACTGTGGTATGTGCCACTGTCCCTGAAGAATGTGAATAAGGTCCTTGAGGTTCCCCCCATCCAG TATGCgagaaaggagcaggaggacGAGGGGAAGAAGCGTTATGAGGAGCAAAAGCTGGATCGGCTGGAAACTAAGCAGAGAAATGGTGATGTGATCTTACCTGTCATCAACCCAG ATAGGCAGACAAAAG AGCCACACACTGTTGGCTACAGCCAGTCCAGCCTGATCCACCTGGTGGGCCCGTCGGACTGCACGCTGCTGGGCTTTGTGCACGGAG GTGTCACCATGAAGCTCATGGATGAAGTTGCTGGCATCGTGGCTGCCCGCCACTGCAAGACCAACATCGTCACTGCCTCAGTGGATGCCATCAACTTCCATGAGAAGATCAAAAAAG GCTGCGTCATCACTGTCTCAGGACGCATGACATTCACAAGCAATAAATCCATGGAAATAGAAGTCTTTGTTGATGCTGACCCGTTTGTGGATGAGCCTCGGGAGCGGTACCGTGCTGTCAGCGCCTTCTTCACCTATGTGTCCCTGAGCAAGGAGGGGAAGCCCCTGCCCGTCCCGCAGCTGCTG